In the Camelus bactrianus isolate YW-2024 breed Bactrian camel chromosome 17, ASM4877302v1, whole genome shotgun sequence genome, one interval contains:
- the KLHL40 gene encoding kelch-like protein 40 isoform X2, translating to MALGLEQAEEQRLYQQTLLQDGLKDMLDHGKFLDCVVRVGEREFPCHRLVLAACSPYFRARFLAEPERAGELRLEEVSPDVVAQVLHYLYTSEIALDEASVQDLFAAAHRFQIPSIFTICVSFLQKRLCLANCLAVFRLGLLLDCARLAVAARDFICARFSLVARDADFLGLSADELIAIISSDGLNVEKEEAVFEAVMRWASSGDAEAQGERQRALPTVFESVRCRLLPRAFLESRVERHPLVRAQPELLRKVQMVKDAHEGRLTVLRKKKKEKGKEAAGAKASDKGTAEAKAEEEEEAERILPGILNDTLRFGMFLQDLIFMISEEGAVAYDPAANECYCASLSTQIPKNHVSLVTKENQVFVAGGLFYNEDNKEDPMSAYFLQFDHLDSEWLGMPPLPSPRCLFGLGEALNSIYVVGGRELKDGERSLDSVMCYDRSFKWGESDPLPYAVYGHAVLSHMDLVYVIGGKGSDRKCLNKMCVYDPKKFEWKELAPMQTSRSLFGATIHDGRIVVAAGVTDTGLTSSAEVYSIADNKWTPFEAFPQERSSLGLVSLAGTLYAIGGFATLETESGELVPTELNDIWRYNEDEKKWEGVLREIAYAAGATFLPVRLNVLRLTKL from the exons ATGGCGCTGGGCTTGGAGCAGGCGGAGGAGCAGCGGCTGTACCAGCAGACGCTCCTGCAGGACGGGCTCAAGGACATGCTGGACCACGGCAAGTTCCTCGACTGCGTGGTGCGGGTGGGTGAGCGGGAGTTCCCGTGTCACCGCCTAGTGCTGGCCGCCTGCAGCCCCTACTTCCGGGCGCGCTTCCTGGCCGAGCCGGAGCGCGCAGGCGAGCTGCGCCTGGAGGAGGTGTCCCCGGACGTGGTGGCCCAGGTGCTGCACTACCTGTACACGTCGGAGATCGCTCTGGACGAGGCGAGTGTGCAGGATCTGTTCGCCGCGGCGCACCGTTTCCAGATCCCGTCCATCTTCACCATCTGCGTGTCCTTCCTGCAGAAGCGCCTGTGCCTCGCCAACTGCCTGGCCGTCTTCCGCCTCGGCCTCCTGCTCGACTGCGCACGCCTCGCCGTGGCCGCCCGCGACTTCATCTGCGCGCGCTTCTCGCTGGTGGCGCGCGACGCCGACTTCCTCGGGCTCTCGGCCGACGAGCTCATCGCCATAATCTCCAGCGACGGCCTCAacgtggagaaggaggaggccgTGTTTGAGGCGGTGATGCGATGGGCGAGCAGCGGGGACGCCGAGGCGCAGGGGGAGCGCCAGCGCGCGCTGCCCACCGTCTTTGAGAGCGTGCGCTGCCGCCTGCTGCCGCGCGCCTTCCTGGAGAGCCGCGTGGAGCGCCACCCTCTCGTGCGTGCCCAGCCCGAGCTGCTGCGGAAGGTGCAGATGGTGAAGGATGCACACGAGGGCCGCCTCACCGTGCTGcgcaagaagaaaaaagagaaggggaaggaggcagcGGGGGCCAAGGCCTCTGACAAGGGCACAGCCGAAGccaaggcagaggaggaggaggaggctgagcgAATCCTACCCGGGATTCTCAATGACACCCTGCGCTTTGGCATGTTCCTGCAGGACCTCATCTTCATGATCAGTGAGGAGGGCGCAGTGGCCTATGACCCGGCCGCCAACGAGTGCTACTGTGCCTCACTCTCCACCCAGATCCCCAAGAATCACGTCAGCCTGGTAACCAAGGAGAACCAGGTCTTCGTGGCTGGGGGACTCTTTTACAACGAGGACAACAAAGAGGACCCCATGAGCGCTTACTTCTTGCAG TTTGACCACCTGGACTCAGAGTGGCTGGGGATGCCGCCGCTGCCCTCGCCGCGCTGCCTCTTCGGCCTGGGAGAGGCTCTCAACTCCATCTACGTGGTCGGCGGCCGGGAGCTCAAGGACGGCGAGCGCAGCCTGGACTCCGTCATGTGCTACGACCG GTCCTTCAAATGGGGCGAATCAGACCCGCTGCCTTACGCCGTGTACGGCCACGCAGTGCTCTCCCACATGGACCTTGTCTACGTCATTGGCGGCAAAGGCAGCGACAG GAAGTGCCTGAACAAGATGTGCGTGTATGACCCCAAGAAGTTCGAGTGGAAGGAGCTGGCCCCCATGCAGACCTCCCGCTCACTCTTTGGGGCCACCATCCATGATGGCCGCATTGTTGTGGCCGCGGGGGTCACAGACACAGGGCTGACCAGTTCAGCTGAGGTGTACAGCATCGCGGACAACAA GTGGACGCCCTTTGAGGCCTTCCCACAGGAGCGCAGCTCACTCGGCCTGGTCAGCCTGGCGGGGACCCTCTATGCCATTGGCGGCTTTGCCACGCTGGAGACTGAGTCCGGGGAGCTGGTTCCCACAGAGCTCAACGACATCTGGAG gtaCAACGAGGATGAGAAGAAGTGGGAGGGCGTCCTGCGGGAGATTGCCTACGCCGCAGGCGCCACCTTCCTACCTGTGCGGCTCAATGTGCTGCGCCTGACCAAGCTGTGA
- the KLHL40 gene encoding kelch-like protein 40 isoform X1 has translation MALGLEQAEEQRLYQQTLLQDGLKDMLDHGKFLDCVVRVGEREFPCHRLVLAACSPYFRARFLAEPERAGELRLEEVSPDVVAQVLHYLYTSEIALDEASVQDLFAAAHRFQIPSIFTICVSFLQKRLCLANCLAVFRLGLLLDCARLAVAARDFICARFSLVARDADFLGLSADELIAIISSDGLNVEKEEAVFEAVMRWASSGDAEAQGERQRALPTVFESVRCRLLPRAFLESRVERHPLVRAQPELLRKVQMVKDAHEGRLTVLRKKKKEKGKEAAGAKASDKGTAEAKAEEEEEAERILPGILNDTLRFGMFLQDLIFMISEEGAVAYDPAANECYCASLSTQIPKNHVSLVTKENQVFVAGGLFYNEDNKEDPMSAYFLQFDHLDSEWLGMPPLPSPRCLFGLGEALNSIYVVGGRELKDGERSLDSVMCYDRQSFKWGESDPLPYAVYGHAVLSHMDLVYVIGGKGSDRKCLNKMCVYDPKKFEWKELAPMQTSRSLFGATIHDGRIVVAAGVTDTGLTSSAEVYSIADNKWTPFEAFPQERSSLGLVSLAGTLYAIGGFATLETESGELVPTELNDIWRYNEDEKKWEGVLREIAYAAGATFLPVRLNVLRLTKL, from the exons ATGGCGCTGGGCTTGGAGCAGGCGGAGGAGCAGCGGCTGTACCAGCAGACGCTCCTGCAGGACGGGCTCAAGGACATGCTGGACCACGGCAAGTTCCTCGACTGCGTGGTGCGGGTGGGTGAGCGGGAGTTCCCGTGTCACCGCCTAGTGCTGGCCGCCTGCAGCCCCTACTTCCGGGCGCGCTTCCTGGCCGAGCCGGAGCGCGCAGGCGAGCTGCGCCTGGAGGAGGTGTCCCCGGACGTGGTGGCCCAGGTGCTGCACTACCTGTACACGTCGGAGATCGCTCTGGACGAGGCGAGTGTGCAGGATCTGTTCGCCGCGGCGCACCGTTTCCAGATCCCGTCCATCTTCACCATCTGCGTGTCCTTCCTGCAGAAGCGCCTGTGCCTCGCCAACTGCCTGGCCGTCTTCCGCCTCGGCCTCCTGCTCGACTGCGCACGCCTCGCCGTGGCCGCCCGCGACTTCATCTGCGCGCGCTTCTCGCTGGTGGCGCGCGACGCCGACTTCCTCGGGCTCTCGGCCGACGAGCTCATCGCCATAATCTCCAGCGACGGCCTCAacgtggagaaggaggaggccgTGTTTGAGGCGGTGATGCGATGGGCGAGCAGCGGGGACGCCGAGGCGCAGGGGGAGCGCCAGCGCGCGCTGCCCACCGTCTTTGAGAGCGTGCGCTGCCGCCTGCTGCCGCGCGCCTTCCTGGAGAGCCGCGTGGAGCGCCACCCTCTCGTGCGTGCCCAGCCCGAGCTGCTGCGGAAGGTGCAGATGGTGAAGGATGCACACGAGGGCCGCCTCACCGTGCTGcgcaagaagaaaaaagagaaggggaaggaggcagcGGGGGCCAAGGCCTCTGACAAGGGCACAGCCGAAGccaaggcagaggaggaggaggaggctgagcgAATCCTACCCGGGATTCTCAATGACACCCTGCGCTTTGGCATGTTCCTGCAGGACCTCATCTTCATGATCAGTGAGGAGGGCGCAGTGGCCTATGACCCGGCCGCCAACGAGTGCTACTGTGCCTCACTCTCCACCCAGATCCCCAAGAATCACGTCAGCCTGGTAACCAAGGAGAACCAGGTCTTCGTGGCTGGGGGACTCTTTTACAACGAGGACAACAAAGAGGACCCCATGAGCGCTTACTTCTTGCAG TTTGACCACCTGGACTCAGAGTGGCTGGGGATGCCGCCGCTGCCCTCGCCGCGCTGCCTCTTCGGCCTGGGAGAGGCTCTCAACTCCATCTACGTGGTCGGCGGCCGGGAGCTCAAGGACGGCGAGCGCAGCCTGGACTCCGTCATGTGCTACGACCGGCA GTCCTTCAAATGGGGCGAATCAGACCCGCTGCCTTACGCCGTGTACGGCCACGCAGTGCTCTCCCACATGGACCTTGTCTACGTCATTGGCGGCAAAGGCAGCGACAG GAAGTGCCTGAACAAGATGTGCGTGTATGACCCCAAGAAGTTCGAGTGGAAGGAGCTGGCCCCCATGCAGACCTCCCGCTCACTCTTTGGGGCCACCATCCATGATGGCCGCATTGTTGTGGCCGCGGGGGTCACAGACACAGGGCTGACCAGTTCAGCTGAGGTGTACAGCATCGCGGACAACAA GTGGACGCCCTTTGAGGCCTTCCCACAGGAGCGCAGCTCACTCGGCCTGGTCAGCCTGGCGGGGACCCTCTATGCCATTGGCGGCTTTGCCACGCTGGAGACTGAGTCCGGGGAGCTGGTTCCCACAGAGCTCAACGACATCTGGAG gtaCAACGAGGATGAGAAGAAGTGGGAGGGCGTCCTGCGGGAGATTGCCTACGCCGCAGGCGCCACCTTCCTACCTGTGCGGCTCAATGTGCTGCGCCTGACCAAGCTGTGA